Proteins encoded within one genomic window of Corynebacterium aurimucosum:
- a CDS encoding three-helix bundle dimerization domain-containing protein gives MTSPNARRFDTLRHDLHADYGHEYTAQEIDSFLDATIERHEAGATLEEFIPVMVEREVREHFGTHRIHVRFSAGTDHALAQAAVALTKKYAGEALLVDAAVAHPENDPDSHMAHVLQERGMAEHPDRYVEDLRLVTIPDYIVYLGREIPRDEAGKDVKIWDIATAETVEETRELADDLGARVLYMLNRLGIEPISEDAPVTA, from the coding sequence ATGACTTCCCCGAACGCCCGCCGTTTCGATACCTTGCGCCACGACTTGCACGCAGATTATGGACACGAGTACACCGCGCAGGAGATTGACTCCTTCCTCGATGCCACCATTGAGCGTCACGAAGCTGGTGCGACTTTAGAAGAATTCATTCCCGTGATGGTGGAGCGTGAGGTGCGCGAGCACTTCGGCACCCACCGCATCCACGTGCGTTTCTCCGCGGGCACCGACCACGCCCTGGCACAGGCCGCCGTGGCGCTGACGAAGAAGTACGCTGGCGAGGCCCTGCTGGTCGACGCCGCCGTAGCCCACCCCGAAAACGACCCGGACTCCCACATGGCCCACGTGCTCCAAGAGCGCGGCATGGCGGAGCACCCGGACCGCTACGTCGAGGACCTGCGTCTGGTGACCATCCCGGATTACATCGTCTACTTGGGCCGCGAGATCCCGCGCGATGAAGCCGGCAAGGACGTCAAGATCTGGGACATCGCCACCGCAGAAACCGTGGAAGAGACCCGTGAGCTGGCCGATGACCTCGGCGCCCGTGTGCTCTACATGCTCAACCGCCTGGGGATCGAGCCCATCTCGGAGGATGCGCCGGTGACGGCCTAA
- the glf gene encoding UDP-galactopyranose mutase — MTAYDLIVVGSGFFGLTVAERAASQLGKKVLIVERREHLGGNAYSEAEPETGIEVHKYGAHLFHTSNKRVWDYCNQFTDFTDYQHRVFAMHDGTAYQFPMGLGLINQFFGRYYSPDEARQLIKEQAGEFAVDEAKNLEEKAIALIGRPLYEAFIRDYTAKQWQTDPKELPAGNITRLPVRYTFNNRYFNDTYEGLPVDGYAAWLEKMAEHELIDVQLNTDWFDVREEVREASPNAPVVYTGPLDRYFDFAEGELGWRTLDFDMEVLETGDFQGTPVMNYNDADVDYTRIHEFRHFHPERADKYPKDKTVIMKEYSRFAEKGDEPYYPINTPEDRSKLEAYRKLAAAEARENQVLFGGRLGTYQYLDMHMAIASALSLFDNKLAPFWNEGKVLEQERGH, encoded by the coding sequence ATGACTGCATATGACCTCATTGTTGTTGGATCTGGATTCTTTGGCCTCACCGTGGCCGAGCGCGCAGCCTCCCAGCTGGGCAAGAAGGTGCTCATCGTCGAGCGCCGCGAGCACCTGGGCGGCAACGCCTACTCGGAGGCCGAGCCGGAGACCGGCATCGAGGTCCACAAGTACGGCGCGCACCTTTTCCACACCTCGAACAAGCGCGTGTGGGACTACTGCAACCAGTTCACCGATTTCACCGACTACCAGCACCGCGTCTTTGCTATGCATGACGGCACGGCCTACCAGTTCCCGATGGGCCTGGGCCTGATTAACCAGTTCTTTGGCCGCTACTACTCCCCGGATGAGGCGCGCCAGCTCATCAAGGAGCAGGCCGGCGAGTTCGCCGTGGATGAGGCGAAGAACCTGGAGGAGAAAGCCATCGCGCTCATTGGCCGCCCGCTCTACGAGGCCTTCATCCGCGATTACACCGCCAAGCAGTGGCAGACCGACCCGAAGGAACTGCCCGCCGGCAACATCACCCGCCTGCCGGTGCGCTATACCTTCAACAACCGCTACTTCAACGACACCTACGAGGGCCTGCCCGTCGATGGCTACGCAGCCTGGCTGGAGAAGATGGCGGAGCATGAGCTTATCGACGTTCAGCTCAACACCGACTGGTTCGACGTCCGCGAGGAGGTGCGAGAGGCGTCGCCAAACGCGCCGGTGGTCTACACCGGCCCGCTGGACCGCTACTTCGACTTCGCTGAGGGCGAGCTGGGCTGGCGCACGCTGGACTTCGACATGGAGGTGCTGGAGACCGGTGACTTCCAGGGCACCCCGGTGATGAACTACAACGACGCGGACGTGGACTACACCCGTATCCACGAGTTCCGCCACTTCCACCCGGAGCGCGCCGATAAGTACCCCAAGGACAAGACAGTCATTATGAAGGAGTACTCGCGCTTCGCGGAGAAGGGCGATGAGCCGTACTACCCGATCAACACCCCGGAGGACCGCTCCAAGCTGGAGGCCTACCGCAAGCTCGCCGCCGCTGAGGCCCGCGAGAACCAGGTCCTCTTCGGCGGCCGCCTGGGTACCTACCAGTACCTGGATATGCACATGGCCATCGCGTCTGCGCTGAGCCTGTTCGATAACAAGCTGGCCCCGTTCTGGAACGAGGGCAAGGTGCTGGAGCAGGAACGCGGCCACTAG
- a CDS encoding N-acetylmuramoyl-L-alanine amidase, whose amino-acid sequence MHLKRRLVPAKSTWSTPIIATVTSIAVVAAAAVGGQTLIHTQEAGSGPIEVSSASESFGSGETVVVDDPAIAGQGEGEGPRAVKQFHRDETFSSFAVTWKGARDVAAFVRAKQPDGSWSEWYDMDSMSYNNDDPNATNGTELIFVGDTNDVQVSINNVDLVTGSNLDEEFTETPVEDAALDDASFNVGDIAPVAEAEELPANSDVEGLEAVFMDGNAQEGEVIEPTAETDGMPRVVSRAGWGADESIRCSSPTYDDGVEAIALHHTAGSNNYTRAQAAAQVRAAYKYHAQNLGWCDIGYNALVDKYGTIYEGRYGGLAKAVQGAHIGGFNKNTWGISMIGNYETAQPTEALLESVTDLAGWKGAISGVDPTSRVSLRSEGFGGSRYPAGASAPVYGLFGHSDVHFTACPGKYTIAQWPTIRQAAHKKYLAIKSGASGSTSTDWGSGNTSTPDSSGSTPNGNAPSAPAPAAPAQEATSSLGDTEIPMSTITALVGLAGTLFAIMYARSDQQIDTDKTVNGLPLEQIPGIVTKVLALSKNEGLKQTWTAVLNTFGPALGLAVGGPDESAGIIYQLFQNGIVLSSEDTGTHALVGRIAKEWASGNNSATLGLPTSDEVPTGLGKEVRVQFQGGSIVYNPETEQIQVFTD is encoded by the coding sequence GTGCACCTCAAACGTCGTCTTGTTCCCGCGAAATCGACGTGGTCCACGCCGATTATCGCCACGGTCACCTCGATCGCTGTGGTCGCCGCCGCAGCCGTGGGCGGCCAAACCCTTATCCACACCCAGGAAGCGGGCAGCGGGCCCATCGAAGTAAGTTCGGCCTCCGAGTCCTTCGGTTCTGGCGAAACGGTCGTGGTGGATGACCCGGCCATCGCCGGCCAGGGCGAGGGCGAAGGCCCGCGCGCGGTCAAGCAATTCCACCGCGATGAGACCTTCTCCTCTTTTGCCGTGACTTGGAAGGGCGCGCGCGATGTCGCTGCCTTCGTCCGCGCCAAGCAGCCAGACGGGTCCTGGTCCGAGTGGTACGACATGGACTCAATGTCCTACAACAACGATGATCCGAACGCCACGAACGGCACCGAGCTCATCTTCGTGGGCGATACCAACGACGTGCAGGTCTCCATCAACAATGTGGATCTGGTAACCGGGTCGAATCTGGACGAAGAGTTCACCGAGACCCCCGTTGAGGACGCCGCGCTTGACGACGCCTCCTTCAACGTCGGCGACATCGCCCCCGTCGCTGAGGCCGAAGAGCTTCCCGCCAATAGCGACGTGGAAGGCCTCGAGGCGGTCTTCATGGACGGCAACGCCCAGGAGGGCGAGGTCATCGAGCCAACCGCTGAGACCGATGGCATGCCGCGCGTGGTTTCGCGCGCCGGCTGGGGCGCGGATGAGAGCATCCGCTGCTCGAGTCCCACCTATGATGATGGTGTGGAGGCCATTGCGCTGCACCACACCGCGGGCTCCAATAACTACACCCGCGCGCAGGCAGCCGCGCAGGTGCGCGCCGCGTACAAGTACCATGCGCAGAACCTGGGATGGTGCGATATCGGATACAACGCGCTGGTGGATAAGTACGGCACCATCTACGAGGGCCGCTACGGCGGTCTCGCTAAAGCTGTGCAGGGTGCGCACATCGGCGGTTTTAACAAGAACACGTGGGGTATCTCCATGATCGGCAACTACGAGACTGCGCAGCCGACGGAAGCCCTCTTGGAATCTGTCACCGACCTCGCCGGCTGGAAGGGCGCCATTTCCGGTGTCGATCCGACCTCCCGCGTCTCCCTTCGCTCGGAAGGCTTCGGTGGTTCGCGCTACCCAGCAGGCGCCTCTGCCCCGGTTTATGGCCTTTTCGGTCACAGCGACGTTCATTTCACTGCCTGCCCGGGTAAATACACCATTGCCCAGTGGCCGACTATCCGCCAGGCAGCGCACAAGAAGTACCTCGCCATTAAGTCGGGCGCATCTGGTTCGACGTCGACAGACTGGGGCAGCGGAAATACCTCTACCCCAGACTCCTCTGGCTCCACGCCGAACGGAAACGCGCCGTCTGCTCCCGCACCGGCTGCCCCGGCACAGGAGGCAACGTCCTCGCTGGGCGATACTGAAATCCCGATGAGCACCATCACCGCACTAGTCGGCCTGGCTGGCACGCTCTTCGCCATCATGTATGCCCGCTCGGACCAGCAGATTGACACGGATAAGACGGTCAATGGGCTGCCGCTGGAGCAGATCCCGGGCATCGTGACCAAGGTGTTGGCCCTGAGCAAGAACGAAGGCCTGAAGCAAACGTGGACGGCAGTTCTCAATACCTTCGGCCCAGCACTTGGTCTGGCAGTTGGCGGTCCGGATGAGTCGGCAGGCATCATCTACCAGCTCTTCCAAAACGGCATCGTGCTCAGTTCCGAAGACACCGGTACGCACGCGCTGGTGGGACGTATCGCAAAGGAATGGGCCTCCGGCAACAACTCGGCAACGCTCGGCTTGCCGACGTCCGACGAAGTCCCCACCGGCCTCGGCAAGGAAGTCCGCGTTCAGTTCCAGGGCGGATCCATTGTCTACAACCCGGAGACTGAGCAGATTCAGGTCTTCACGGACTAA
- a CDS encoding HNH endonuclease signature motif containing protein, with the protein MGDLETYFSYRSSGLELVGLAVGSVDDLRARGASKADAAELAGLHGVYFGPTRFTGKQRQARAAAASHRHDVATLSLIESYTAKVKKELDAWNLRVRLAGTPAHRIPKVANERLKQLRPRRVPEVGVRLTYRKVGPHSLTITDSALRISEMRGTLESINRADLLDAVGQVFFDKAHGGTKPAVATNVVVTLDEFDRIVRGEGDDIELELTNGGRMTGREFVTYKFAEVGYVTLVHPTIGPVWLHRVRRLAGFEQRIMASAEHPTCAREGCNKPADYCQVHHLVPWKAGGTTDPPNLTMLCAYHNGINDDDPDKPTGAGYVFRLRGGVDYVPPWADPITSQPAYKAAQAALKQQANGDLFDAVPPDT; encoded by the coding sequence ATGGGGGATTTGGAGACTTATTTCTCCTACCGCAGTTCGGGGTTGGAGCTTGTGGGGCTTGCGGTGGGCAGTGTGGATGATTTACGCGCGCGTGGTGCATCAAAGGCTGATGCTGCGGAGTTGGCTGGGTTGCATGGGGTGTATTTCGGGCCGACGCGTTTTACGGGCAAGCAGCGCCAAGCGCGTGCGGCTGCTGCTTCTCACAGGCATGATGTGGCGACGTTGAGTTTGATCGAGTCCTATACCGCCAAGGTGAAAAAAGAGTTGGATGCGTGGAATCTGCGTGTCCGCTTGGCGGGGACCCCAGCACACCGTATCCCGAAGGTGGCAAACGAACGGTTGAAGCAGTTGCGGCCGCGGCGGGTGCCGGAGGTCGGGGTGCGTCTGACGTATCGGAAGGTGGGGCCGCATTCGTTGACGATTACTGATTCAGCCTTGCGCATTAGTGAGATGCGCGGGACTTTGGAGTCGATTAATCGGGCTGATTTGTTGGATGCGGTAGGCCAGGTGTTCTTTGATAAGGCACACGGGGGCACTAAGCCTGCGGTGGCTACCAATGTGGTGGTGACCTTGGATGAGTTTGATCGGATTGTGCGAGGTGAGGGTGATGATATTGAGCTTGAACTCACCAATGGCGGGCGGATGACTGGCCGGGAGTTTGTCACTTATAAGTTTGCTGAGGTTGGGTATGTCACGTTGGTGCATCCGACGATTGGGCCGGTGTGGTTGCACAGGGTGCGGCGTTTGGCGGGGTTTGAGCAGCGGATTATGGCCAGTGCGGAGCATCCGACGTGTGCGCGTGAAGGGTGCAATAAGCCGGCTGACTATTGCCAGGTGCATCATTTGGTGCCGTGGAAAGCTGGTGGGACCACGGATCCACCGAATTTGACGATGTTGTGTGCCTATCACAATGGCATCAATGATGATGATCCGGATAAGCCGACTGGTGCTGGCTATGTCTTCCGGTTGCGGGGTGGGGTGGATTATGTGCCACCCTGGGCGGATCCGATTACGTCCCAGCCAGCGTACAAGGCAGCGCAAGCAGCATTGAAGCAGCAGGCTAACGGGGACTTATTCGACGCAGTACCGCCGGATACCTAA
- a CDS encoding Cof-type HAD-IIB family hydrolase — MASDVFSDRAPRLIISDIDGTLLDRNHRVPRRNREAVARAVAAGSEFALATGRPFRWIMPVLDQLTVRPVCVTSNGAVIYDSAEDRVLSAHGLSPEALAETVEVATKVLEPHGGVGFGAERAGGSVLDPVEELFVVESHYSENALFEGFGLVSVGELVSRPAVKLLIRNTAFSAPELYSLIAPHIDSELAHVTYSMSEGILEVAAPNVTKQRGIKWLAEHHGIAREDIIAFGDMPNDIEMLEWAGCGVAMENAHPDVVAAADTVTLAHHQAGVAKVLERWF; from the coding sequence ATGGCCAGTGACGTATTTTCGGACCGCGCTCCGCGCCTCATCATTAGTGATATCGACGGCACCTTATTGGACCGGAACCACCGGGTGCCCAGGCGAAACCGCGAAGCAGTGGCCCGCGCGGTTGCAGCGGGCAGCGAGTTCGCGCTGGCAACTGGCCGGCCCTTCCGCTGGATCATGCCTGTGCTGGACCAGCTGACCGTGCGCCCAGTGTGCGTGACATCAAATGGCGCGGTGATTTATGACTCAGCGGAAGACCGCGTGCTCTCCGCCCACGGACTCTCGCCGGAGGCCCTCGCGGAAACCGTAGAGGTAGCCACCAAGGTACTCGAGCCCCATGGCGGCGTTGGCTTTGGTGCGGAACGTGCGGGCGGCTCGGTTTTGGATCCGGTTGAGGAACTCTTCGTGGTTGAGTCGCACTATTCGGAAAACGCGCTCTTCGAAGGCTTTGGGCTGGTTAGCGTGGGGGAGTTGGTGTCCCGGCCGGCGGTGAAGCTGTTGATTCGCAACACCGCATTCTCCGCGCCGGAGCTCTACAGCCTCATCGCTCCCCACATCGATTCCGAGCTTGCCCACGTGACTTACTCAATGTCCGAGGGCATCCTCGAGGTGGCGGCCCCCAACGTGACGAAGCAGCGCGGAATTAAGTGGTTGGCTGAGCACCACGGTATCGCCCGCGAAGACATCATCGCCTTTGGCGATATGCCCAACGATATCGAGATGCTCGAGTGGGCTGGGTGCGGTGTTGCCATGGAGAACGCACACCCGGATGTCGTGGCGGCCGCAGATACTGTGACGTTAGCGCACCACCAAGCAGGTGTGGCAAAGGTCCTTGAGCGTTGGTTCTAG
- the glpK gene encoding glycerol kinase GlpK, whose amino-acid sequence MSTKSYVAAIDQGTTSTRCIIFNHDGEQVSVGQLEHEQIFPEKGWVEHDPEEIWSNTRRAVGEALANGDINVEDIAALGITNQRETTVVWDKNTGKPVYNAIVWQDTRTTDICKELAGDDGADKWRRRTGLIINSYPAGPKVKWILDNVEGARERAEAGELLFGTIDTWLLWNLTGGADGDNGQEALHATDVTNASRTLLMDIEKLEWDEELCKEMGIPTSMLPEIRPSLGDFRTVRERGSLSGVPIRAILGDQQAAMFGQGCFRPGSAKNTYGTGLFLLLNTGTTPKFSDNGLLTTVCFQREGERPVYALEGSVSMGGSLVQWLRDNLQLIPNSASIENLAREVKDNGGVYIVPAFSGLFAPYWRPDARGVIVGLTRYANRKHLARAVLESTAYQTRDVADAMVADSGVEITELRVDGGMTMNELLMQFQADMLGVEVHRPKNVETTATGAAFAAGLDSGFWDDLSVLGSQQGDFKVWKPQREKDEVDALYRDWKRAIKRSLNWEDVDDDDVIA is encoded by the coding sequence ATGTCCACCAAGAGCTACGTTGCAGCGATTGACCAGGGTACGACCTCCACGCGTTGCATCATTTTCAACCACGACGGAGAGCAGGTGTCCGTCGGCCAGCTCGAGCACGAGCAGATTTTCCCAGAGAAGGGCTGGGTCGAGCATGACCCAGAGGAAATCTGGAGCAATACCCGCCGCGCGGTGGGTGAGGCCTTGGCCAACGGCGACATCAACGTTGAAGACATCGCCGCTTTGGGTATCACCAACCAGCGTGAGACCACCGTTGTGTGGGACAAGAACACCGGCAAGCCGGTCTACAACGCCATCGTGTGGCAGGACACCCGAACCACCGACATTTGTAAGGAACTCGCCGGCGACGACGGTGCGGACAAGTGGCGTCGTCGCACCGGCCTCATCATCAATTCCTACCCTGCCGGCCCGAAGGTGAAGTGGATCCTCGATAACGTGGAGGGCGCCCGCGAGCGCGCTGAGGCTGGCGAGCTGCTCTTCGGCACCATCGATACCTGGTTGCTGTGGAACCTCACCGGTGGCGCCGACGGCGACAACGGCCAAGAGGCCCTGCACGCGACCGATGTCACCAATGCCTCCCGTACCCTCCTCATGGACATCGAGAAGCTCGAGTGGGATGAGGAACTGTGCAAGGAGATGGGTATCCCGACCTCCATGCTCCCGGAGATCCGTCCGTCCCTGGGCGACTTCCGCACTGTCCGCGAGCGTGGCTCGCTGTCCGGTGTGCCGATTCGCGCCATCCTGGGTGACCAGCAGGCCGCCATGTTTGGCCAGGGCTGCTTCCGCCCGGGTTCTGCCAAGAACACTTACGGCACCGGTCTGTTCCTCCTGCTCAACACCGGTACCACGCCGAAGTTCTCCGATAACGGCCTGCTCACCACCGTGTGCTTCCAGCGCGAGGGCGAGCGCCCAGTCTATGCGCTCGAGGGTTCCGTCTCCATGGGTGGTTCCCTGGTGCAGTGGCTGCGCGATAACCTGCAACTTATCCCGAACTCCGCGTCCATTGAGAACCTGGCCCGCGAGGTCAAGGACAACGGCGGCGTCTACATCGTGCCGGCCTTCTCCGGCCTCTTCGCTCCGTACTGGCGCCCGGACGCTCGTGGTGTCATCGTGGGCTTGACCCGCTACGCCAACCGCAAGCACTTGGCCCGCGCGGTCCTGGAATCCACCGCGTACCAGACCCGTGACGTCGCTGACGCCATGGTTGCTGATTCCGGCGTGGAGATCACCGAGCTGCGCGTCGACGGCGGCATGACCATGAACGAGCTGCTCATGCAGTTCCAGGCGGACATGCTCGGCGTGGAGGTGCACCGCCCGAAGAACGTGGAGACTACCGCCACCGGTGCGGCCTTTGCCGCCGGCTTGGACTCGGGCTTCTGGGATGACCTCAGCGTGCTGGGCTCCCAGCAGGGAGACTTCAAGGTCTGGAAGCCACAGCGCGAGAAGGACGAGGTAGACGCTCTCTACCGCGACTGGAAGCGCGCCATCAAGCGTTCCCTGAACTGGGAAGACGTCGACGATGACGACGTTATCGCCTAA
- a CDS encoding MIP/aquaporin family protein: MTGTDAFLWEFLGTAVLLLLGNGVCATVNLRTSAARGSDWIVIAMGWGLGVYLGASIADPTGGHLNPAVTIMLAVNGSLEWSLVPYYLLGQILGAMLGAFLAWATFKQLFDANNVDEAGNVTGANKNTGGIFFTNPAHPNNGWNAVTEFIATTVLLMFIAFGPAGGELGPLSYFGVAFVIVSIGLSLGTPTGYAINPVRDLGPRIMYAFVLPIKDKGTGNWSYAWVPVVAPTLSAVAVGLLSIAL, translated from the coding sequence ATGACCGGAACTGATGCATTCCTGTGGGAGTTCCTTGGCACGGCAGTGCTGCTCCTGTTGGGTAACGGCGTCTGCGCCACTGTAAACCTCCGCACCTCCGCGGCGCGCGGTTCAGACTGGATCGTTATCGCAATGGGCTGGGGCCTCGGCGTCTACTTGGGTGCTAGCATCGCGGACCCCACTGGCGGTCACCTTAACCCGGCGGTGACCATCATGCTCGCTGTCAACGGCTCTCTTGAGTGGAGCCTTGTGCCTTATTACCTCCTGGGTCAGATCTTGGGCGCCATGCTCGGTGCTTTCCTGGCGTGGGCAACGTTTAAGCAGCTTTTCGATGCCAACAATGTCGACGAAGCCGGCAACGTCACCGGAGCCAACAAGAATACCGGCGGTATTTTCTTTACGAACCCGGCGCACCCGAATAACGGCTGGAACGCAGTGACAGAGTTCATCGCTACCACCGTGCTGCTTATGTTTATCGCCTTCGGTCCTGCCGGCGGCGAGCTCGGTCCGCTGAGCTACTTCGGCGTGGCCTTCGTCATCGTGTCTATCGGTCTGTCCCTCGGCACCCCCACCGGATATGCCATCAACCCGGTTCGTGACCTCGGCCCCCGCATCATGTACGCCTTTGTCCTCCCCATCAAAGACAAGGGCACTGGAAACTGGAGCTATGCCTGGGTTCCGGTCGTCGCGCCGACTCTCTCGGCCGTCGCCGTTGGCCTGCTATCCATAGCCCTTTAA
- a CDS encoding glycerol-3-phosphate dehydrogenase/oxidase has protein sequence MTTTSINSFNPEYFEKTWNDYSTEDYDVVIIGGGSVGAGAAVDAATRGLKTAVLESQDFAAGTSSRSSKMFHGGLRYLAMFDFRLVAESLKERELNMSTLAPHLVKPLKFIFPLTHRGWERVMMFGGFTLYDLMGGAKSVPMQKHLTRKGVLKVTPGLKEDAVVGGVRYYDTLVDDARHTMTVLRTAAEYGASVRTGTEVIGFEKDNRGRITAAKVRDLETGRETTVKGKVFINATGVWNDKIQDMAGAEGKFTVHASKGVHIVVPKDALDADAALCFVTEKSVLFVIPWGEYWIIGTTDTDWEKGLSLPDPAPTKADIDYILDQVNQRVRNKITREDIVGVYSGLRPLLSGKSDSTTNLSRNHAVARVAPGLVSVAGGKYTTYRVIGKDAVDLAAKELGFKVAESVTERTPILGADGYHALANQVPALARRYNLDEKRIEHLLGRYGSLISEVLAPAAEDASLLEPIPGAESYIWAEARYAVTHEGALHIDDIVSRRLRVAIEFADRGVAAAQPIAEFVAPLLGWDQSDIEREVSHFKQHTEAELAAEAALTDREANDILERAGSARATKEEA, from the coding sequence ATGACCACGACGAGTATTAACAGCTTCAACCCTGAGTATTTTGAAAAGACATGGAACGACTACTCCACCGAGGATTATGACGTCGTCATCATCGGCGGCGGCTCAGTAGGCGCTGGTGCTGCGGTGGATGCGGCCACCCGTGGCCTGAAGACAGCCGTGCTGGAGTCCCAAGACTTTGCGGCAGGAACGTCCTCGCGTTCCTCCAAGATGTTCCACGGTGGCCTGCGCTACCTGGCGATGTTTGACTTCCGCCTCGTTGCGGAGTCCCTCAAGGAGCGCGAGCTCAACATGTCTACCCTGGCCCCGCACCTGGTCAAGCCGCTGAAGTTCATCTTCCCCCTGACTCACCGCGGTTGGGAGCGCGTCATGATGTTCGGCGGCTTTACCCTCTATGACCTCATGGGTGGTGCCAAGAGCGTCCCGATGCAGAAGCACCTCACCCGCAAGGGCGTGCTCAAGGTCACCCCGGGCCTCAAGGAGGATGCCGTCGTCGGTGGCGTGCGCTACTACGACACGCTTGTCGACGACGCCCGCCACACCATGACCGTCCTGCGTACCGCCGCTGAGTATGGCGCAAGCGTGCGCACCGGCACTGAGGTTATCGGTTTCGAGAAGGACAACCGCGGCCGCATCACCGCCGCAAAGGTCCGTGACCTCGAGACCGGCCGCGAGACCACCGTGAAGGGCAAGGTCTTCATCAACGCCACGGGTGTCTGGAACGACAAGATTCAGGACATGGCCGGCGCGGAGGGTAAGTTCACCGTTCACGCCTCCAAGGGTGTGCACATCGTGGTTCCGAAGGATGCCCTCGATGCGGATGCCGCGCTGTGCTTCGTCACCGAAAAGTCCGTGCTCTTCGTCATCCCGTGGGGCGAGTACTGGATCATCGGTACCACCGACACCGATTGGGAGAAGGGCCTGTCCCTGCCGGACCCGGCTCCGACGAAGGCGGATATCGACTACATTCTGGACCAGGTCAACCAGCGCGTGCGCAACAAGATCACGCGCGAGGACATCGTTGGTGTCTACTCCGGTCTGCGCCCGCTGCTGTCCGGTAAGTCCGACTCCACCACCAACCTCTCCCGCAACCACGCCGTTGCCCGAGTAGCCCCGGGCCTCGTCTCCGTTGCTGGTGGTAAGTACACGACTTACCGCGTCATCGGTAAGGACGCGGTGGACCTGGCCGCTAAGGAACTGGGCTTCAAGGTGGCAGAATCCGTCACCGAGCGCACCCCGATCTTGGGCGCGGACGGCTACCATGCTCTGGCCAACCAGGTTCCGGCGCTTGCTCGCCGCTACAACCTCGACGAGAAGCGCATCGAGCACCTGCTTGGCCGCTACGGTTCGCTCATCAGCGAGGTGCTGGCTCCGGCCGCCGAAGATGCCTCCCTCCTTGAGCCGATTCCGGGCGCTGAGAGCTACATCTGGGCTGAGGCCCGCTACGCCGTCACCCACGAGGGTGCACTGCACATCGACGACATCGTGTCTCGCCGCCTGCGCGTAGCCATCGAATTCGCCGACCGAGGCGTTGCCGCTGCTCAGCCTATTGCTGAGTTCGTCGCGCCACTGCTGGGCTGGGACCAGAGCGACATTGAGCGCGAGGTTAGCCACTTCAAGCAGCACACCGAGGCGGAGCTTGCCGCCGAGGCTGCCCTCACCGACCGTGAGGCAAATGACATTCTCGAGCGCGCTGGCAGCGCACGAGCCACTAAGGAAGAAGCCTAA